One window from the genome of Palaemon carinicauda isolate YSFRI2023 chromosome 24, ASM3689809v2, whole genome shotgun sequence encodes:
- the LOC137618379 gene encoding SCAN domain-containing protein 3-like — protein sequence MTKCHPEYARKEKDFFKRKADELKRQKLDATGSFQEKRGNIVEASYIVAYLVAGKKKPHTIAEKLILPCAKEMVTLVLGAEAPQKLSDVSLSNNTIQRRIRDMSGDMKAQIIERIKTSPIFAIQVDESTDIAMACQLLVYCRYLFKGIIKEEFLCCQNLETSSTATDVMNAVSSFFDKYGLSWNNLVGITTNGAPAMLGSRSGFQAKVKSKAPKAVGVDCFIHREVLASKSLPSGLLTIFTGIDKVVNYVKTSALNTRLFQQLCHDMESEHSSLLFYASVRWLSAGRFLSRFFSLC from the coding sequence ATGACCAAATGCCATCCTGAGTATGCTAGGAAGGAAAAGGATTTTTTCAAGAGGAAAGCTGATGAACTGAAGAGGCAAAAACTTGATGCGACTGGTAGCTTCCAAGAGAAGAGAGGGAACATCGTGGAAGCATCATACATAGTGGCTTATTTAGTAGCAGGGAAGAAAAAGCCACACACAATTGCTGAAAAATTGATCCTACCTTGTGCAAAGGAAATGGTTACACTGGTTCTTGGAGCAGAAGCACCACAGAAACTGAGTGATGTATCTCTTTCGAATAATACTATCCAGCGAAGAATCAGGGACATGTCAGGTGATATGAAAGCTCAAATTATTGAAAGGATAAAAACATCGCCCATTTTTGCTATACAAGTCGATGAATCCACTGATATAGCAATGGCGTGCCAGCTGTTGGTATACTGCCGATACCTGTTCAAAGGCATAATCAAGGAGGAATTTCTTTGCTGTCAAAATCTTGAAACATCAAGTACGGCGACTGATGTGATGAATGCTGTGTCATCGTTTTTTGACAAGTATGGTTTGAGTTGGAATAATCTTGTTGGAATCACGACTAATGGAGCTCCAGCCATGCTTGGGTCGAGGTCGGGTTTCCAAGCAAAAGTAAAATCCAAAGCACCAAAGGCAGTTGGTGTGGACTGCTTCATTCATCGGGAGGTTCTGGCTTCTAAATCACTTCCTTCTGGGCTTCTCACAATTTTCACTGGTATTGACAAGGTCGTGAACTATGTGAAAACCTCTGCTCTCAACACGAGACTGTTCCAGCAACTGTGTCATGACATGGAATCTGAACATAGTTCCTTGCTCTTTTATGCATCCGTCAGGTGGTTGTCTGCAGGGAGATTTTTGTCCCGCTTCTTCTCTCTTTGctag
- the LOC137618380 gene encoding protein FAM200C-like, with translation MFLSLNEGLADGQLSSTLSKEIMDHLSHLDDEFRRYFPDLSPQHAELAKNSFLCQVDDVLEDAQDEFIELLHDSTAKNVFQSNILSSFWCSMTESYPNIGDLAVRVLLPFASTYLCESGVSSSLAIKTKSRNKLSLEDDLMCALAVTETRIHKLVAQKQPQKAH, from the coding sequence ATGTTTCTATCATTGAATGAAGGTCTTGCTGATGGTCAGCTTTCAAGCACCTTGTCCAAGGAAATCATGGACCACTTGTCTCACCTGGATGATGAATTTCGCCGTTACTTTCCTGACTTGAGCCCTCAGCACGCAGAATTAGCAAAAAATTCGTTCTTATGTCAGGTTGATGATGTGTTAGAAGACGCACAAGATGAGTTCATTGAGCTTCTCCATGATTCAACAGCCAAAAATGTGTTCCAGTCAAACATCTTGTCTAGCTTCTGGTGTTCAATGACGGAATCATATCCAAATATAGGTGATCTGGCAGTTCGAGTTCTTTTACCTTTTGCTTCAACCTACCTGTGCGAAAGTGGGGTTTCTTCATCACTtgcaataaaaacaaaatcaaggaaCAAGCTGTCTTTGGAAGATGACTTGATGTGTGCACTGGCTGTCACTGAGACAAGGATTCATAAGCTGGTTGCTCAAAAACAACCACAAAAGGCCCATTGA